One genomic window of Corynebacterium diphtheriae includes the following:
- a CDS encoding 3'(2'),5'-bisphosphate nucleotidase CysQ, producing the protein MTAQFDDATLTKRLAKGTGEILKGVRNVGLLRGRELGEAGDDLAQNWIARVLEQHRPDDGFLSEEAADNPERLGKDRVWIIDPLDGTKEFATGRQDWAVHIALVENGVPTHAAVNLPDLGVVFHSSEVRAVGGPYAKKIAISHNRPPAVATHIAESLGFAAEPMGSAGAKAMHVLLGDYDAYIHAGGQYEWDSAAPVGVSLAAGLHCSRLDGTPLNYNNKDTYLPDVLICRPELADDILTMAAAFREENGSY; encoded by the coding sequence ATGACTGCTCAGTTTGACGATGCAACACTTACCAAGCGACTAGCCAAAGGCACAGGCGAGATCCTCAAAGGAGTGCGCAACGTGGGTCTTCTGCGCGGACGCGAACTCGGCGAAGCCGGCGACGACCTCGCACAAAACTGGATCGCCCGCGTACTCGAGCAGCACCGCCCCGACGACGGCTTCCTCTCCGAAGAAGCAGCCGATAACCCAGAACGCCTCGGCAAAGATCGCGTATGGATTATCGACCCCCTCGATGGCACCAAAGAATTTGCCACCGGCCGCCAAGACTGGGCTGTTCACATCGCGCTTGTAGAAAACGGCGTACCCACCCACGCTGCCGTTAACCTTCCCGACCTTGGCGTGGTATTCCACTCCTCCGAGGTTCGCGCAGTAGGCGGCCCCTACGCCAAGAAGATCGCTATCTCTCACAACCGCCCACCAGCGGTAGCCACCCACATCGCGGAATCCTTAGGCTTTGCCGCAGAACCCATGGGATCCGCTGGTGCAAAGGCCATGCACGTACTGTTGGGCGACTACGATGCCTACATCCACGCAGGTGGACAGTACGAGTGGGACTCCGCGGCCCCAGTTGGCGTGAGCCTCGCCGCAGGTCTGCACTGCTCGCGTCTCGACGGCACCCCGTTGAACTACAACAACAAAGACACGTATCTTCCAGACGTACTGATCTGCCGCCCCGAGCTTGCCGACGACATCCTCACCATGGCCGCAGCTTTCCGTGAGGAAAACGGCTCCTACTAA
- a CDS encoding ATP-dependent helicase yields the protein MCETCLIVIMDSSHDFSFADTFALQVATWFSDVFAQPTVVQRQAWAAISAGENALVVAPTGSGKTLAAFLWALNELVQGSGQTALLSRQAAGSAEVEASRAKGVKVVYISPLKALGVDVENNLRAPLTGINQVAARLGIDQSDITVGVRSGDTPASERSKQVRNPPDILITTPESLYLMLTSKARSILTTVDTVIVDEIHAMAGTKRGVHLALSLERLERLAAQPVQRIGLSATVRPLDVVARFLGGDRPVEVINPPLEKKWQLAVHVPVDDMSDLPTPEPVSEIGEATIDDPLGLTTQPEGFAESALPAQGSMWPFIEQDVFDEVMEHRSTLVFVNSRRTAERLTSRLNELYAQRFQPEALSPALRRPPAQLMKSTDIAGEATAIIARAHHGSVSKDERALTEKMLKQGALRAVVSTSSLELGIDMGAVDKVIQVESPPSVASGLQRVGRAGHVVGAVSHGSFYPKHRADLVQTTVTVGRMTEGLIEELHVPTNALDVLVQHTVAAVAMDDLDVEDWYATVVRAYPYRDLPREAFDAAIDLTAGVYPSTDFAELRPKVIYDRITGTLSARPGAQRAAVINGGTIPDRGMFGVFLVGSGESGAPRRVGELDEEMVYESRVGDVFTLGASSWRIEEINKDQVLVTPAPGHTGRLPFWTGDQAGRPAELGKALGAFRRTLVADPSVVEGMGLDVRARSNVVAFIQQQQEATGVVPDEVTLVLERFRDELGDWRVVLHSPYGRGVNAAWALVAGAAFSQRTGMDAQPVASDDGIVLRVPESDAEPSADLFEIDPDTVEELVAQQVGNSALFAARFRECAARALLLPSRTPGKRAPLWQQRQRAAQLLDVARKYPSFPIVLETARECLHDVYDLDALVELAAALKLRKVRIAEVTTQQPSPFATSILFSYTGAFMYEGDSPLAEKRAAALALDPALLAKLLGTVELRDLLDPTIIAEVDQDVRRRSQRRRAHTAEQLVDALRVLGPVPLTEIPAIAEVDVPAALQELGRRVMEVRIAGVAHLALADDAALLRDALGVPVPPGIPAQVDTITDAVAQLVTRWARARGPFVLADVQSAFGLAAGVAHGVVDTLHKSGVVTMGRFRAGVDQSEYVAPEVLKIIRQRSLAAARAETQPVSQSALGRFLPQWQQVAAMGQQPQLRGADGVFAVVEQLAGVRLPASAWETMVLPQRVSGYQPSDLDELTANGEVAVIGAGSAGSSDPWVMLVPTDYAAQLIDAPDVETLSPIQQQIVEIFSNGGGYLISSIRDQILGSDTDVRTAIWELFELGMISPDGMAPIRARLSAGSGASSAHRAKRTPARGRLRMGRTRFAQSHQSGIAADMVGRWSLTIPADTDATARSVAHGEAWLDRYGVVTRGSVVAENTLGGFALAYKVLSRFEEADKAMRGYLIDGLGAAQFSTPAVIDRLRGLGDSDDVTGWPSGTTDPEVYVLAAADPANPYGAALPWPESGPTRAAGSIVVLIDGLLIAHLTRGGRTLTVFDLPTGIEVVDVMPMVVSALSEAISRNMMKRIVVEKINGEQVFQSQWAETLRAAGAHIVPQGIRISAVTQQATTSHARGRRLSQALSDLEDQQEQHSRPRRGGFQSGGRR from the coding sequence GTGTGTGAGACGTGTTTAATAGTGATTATGGATTCCTCGCATGATTTCAGCTTTGCGGATACTTTCGCTCTCCAAGTAGCAACCTGGTTTAGCGATGTGTTTGCCCAGCCCACGGTGGTGCAGCGTCAAGCGTGGGCGGCTATTTCGGCGGGGGAGAATGCGTTAGTGGTAGCCCCCACAGGTTCGGGTAAAACACTCGCTGCCTTCTTGTGGGCACTCAACGAGCTTGTTCAAGGGTCGGGTCAAACGGCGTTGCTCAGTAGGCAGGCTGCAGGATCAGCAGAAGTCGAGGCATCACGCGCCAAGGGGGTCAAGGTTGTTTATATTTCTCCGTTGAAGGCCTTGGGTGTGGATGTGGAAAACAATCTGCGTGCGCCTTTGACGGGCATTAATCAGGTGGCTGCTCGCTTAGGTATTGATCAAAGCGATATCACTGTGGGTGTGCGCTCCGGAGATACTCCGGCGAGCGAGCGCAGCAAACAGGTACGTAACCCACCGGATATTTTGATTACCACGCCGGAGTCGTTGTATTTGATGCTGACGTCTAAAGCACGATCTATTTTGACCACCGTTGATACGGTGATCGTGGATGAAATCCACGCGATGGCGGGCACAAAGCGCGGGGTACATTTGGCCTTGAGTCTTGAGCGCCTTGAGCGCCTGGCTGCGCAACCGGTGCAACGAATTGGTCTTTCTGCAACGGTACGTCCCCTCGACGTAGTGGCGAGGTTTTTGGGCGGGGATCGCCCTGTGGAGGTTATCAATCCGCCGTTGGAGAAGAAGTGGCAGCTAGCGGTGCATGTTCCTGTCGATGACATGAGTGATTTGCCCACACCCGAACCAGTAAGTGAGATCGGGGAAGCCACAATCGACGATCCGTTGGGGTTGACTACCCAGCCGGAAGGATTTGCCGAATCCGCTCTTCCCGCTCAGGGCTCTATGTGGCCGTTCATTGAACAAGATGTCTTCGATGAGGTGATGGAACACCGCTCTACCTTGGTTTTTGTTAACTCTCGGCGGACTGCAGAGCGCCTGACCAGCAGGCTTAATGAGCTATACGCGCAGCGTTTTCAGCCCGAGGCGTTATCGCCGGCGTTACGACGCCCACCTGCGCAGCTGATGAAAAGTACCGACATCGCCGGCGAAGCCACAGCGATTATTGCCCGTGCACATCATGGTTCGGTGTCTAAAGACGAGCGCGCCCTTACCGAGAAAATGCTGAAGCAAGGTGCGCTGCGCGCTGTGGTGTCGACCAGTTCACTGGAACTAGGTATCGACATGGGTGCAGTGGATAAGGTCATCCAAGTTGAGTCGCCACCCTCGGTAGCCTCGGGGCTTCAACGCGTGGGGCGTGCTGGTCACGTGGTGGGTGCGGTATCGCATGGTTCGTTTTATCCGAAGCATCGCGCAGATCTTGTCCAAACCACCGTCACTGTAGGCCGGATGACCGAGGGGCTTATCGAGGAACTCCACGTTCCTACTAATGCCCTTGATGTGCTGGTTCAGCACACGGTTGCTGCGGTTGCTATGGATGATCTTGATGTTGAGGATTGGTACGCAACGGTGGTGCGCGCCTATCCCTATCGCGATCTTCCTCGTGAGGCTTTTGATGCAGCTATTGATCTCACCGCTGGGGTGTATCCCTCTACTGATTTTGCTGAGCTTCGTCCGAAGGTTATCTACGACCGCATAACCGGCACTCTCAGCGCACGCCCCGGCGCGCAGCGTGCTGCGGTGATTAATGGTGGGACGATTCCCGATCGTGGCATGTTTGGTGTGTTTTTGGTCGGTAGCGGAGAATCTGGTGCGCCTCGCAGGGTGGGTGAGCTTGATGAGGAGATGGTGTATGAGTCCAGGGTGGGGGACGTGTTTACGTTGGGGGCGTCGAGCTGGCGTATTGAGGAGATTAATAAGGATCAGGTGTTGGTTACGCCTGCGCCGGGGCATACGGGCAGGTTGCCGTTTTGGACGGGGGATCAGGCGGGGCGTCCGGCGGAGTTGGGTAAGGCGTTGGGGGCTTTTCGACGCACCCTAGTCGCTGATCCCAGTGTGGTTGAGGGCATGGGGCTGGATGTTCGTGCGCGGTCGAATGTGGTTGCGTTTATTCAGCAGCAGCAAGAGGCCACGGGAGTAGTACCTGATGAGGTGACACTGGTACTAGAACGGTTTCGTGATGAATTAGGCGATTGGCGGGTGGTGCTTCATTCACCGTATGGCAGGGGTGTGAATGCTGCGTGGGCTTTAGTAGCTGGTGCGGCATTTTCGCAGCGTACTGGTATGGATGCCCAGCCGGTTGCCTCGGATGATGGCATTGTGTTGCGGGTTCCAGAGTCGGATGCTGAACCTAGTGCGGATTTGTTTGAAATTGATCCGGACACGGTTGAGGAGTTGGTGGCCCAGCAGGTGGGCAACTCAGCGCTTTTCGCTGCGCGGTTTAGGGAATGTGCGGCGCGGGCGTTGTTGTTGCCGAGTCGCACGCCAGGTAAACGTGCGCCGTTGTGGCAACAACGACAGCGTGCTGCGCAGTTGTTGGATGTGGCGCGAAAATACCCGAGTTTTCCTATTGTGTTGGAAACGGCGCGGGAATGTTTGCATGATGTTTATGATCTTGATGCGTTAGTGGAGCTAGCTGCTGCATTGAAGCTGCGTAAGGTGCGTATCGCTGAGGTGACGACGCAGCAGCCGAGTCCGTTTGCTACGTCTATTTTGTTTAGTTACACGGGCGCTTTTATGTACGAGGGCGATAGCCCGCTGGCGGAAAAGCGTGCAGCTGCGTTGGCCTTAGACCCAGCGCTGCTTGCCAAATTGTTGGGCACAGTAGAGCTTCGAGATTTATTAGATCCGACAATTATCGCTGAGGTGGATCAAGACGTGCGGCGGCGTTCGCAGCGTCGGCGTGCACACACCGCCGAACAGTTGGTTGATGCGCTTCGGGTTTTAGGGCCAGTTCCGCTAACAGAGATTCCTGCGATCGCCGAGGTGGACGTGCCCGCTGCGCTCCAGGAGCTCGGGCGCAGAGTCATGGAGGTGCGTATTGCTGGGGTGGCGCATCTTGCATTGGCTGATGATGCTGCGTTGCTTCGGGATGCGTTAGGTGTGCCGGTTCCGCCGGGGATCCCAGCGCAGGTCGATACGATTACTGATGCGGTGGCACAGCTGGTGACTCGTTGGGCTAGGGCACGCGGACCGTTTGTACTCGCAGATGTTCAAAGTGCTTTCGGGTTGGCCGCTGGGGTGGCACATGGGGTCGTCGATACGCTGCACAAGAGCGGTGTGGTGACGATGGGGCGTTTTCGGGCTGGTGTTGACCAGTCGGAGTATGTGGCTCCTGAGGTTTTAAAGATCATTCGGCAGCGTTCGTTGGCGGCTGCGCGAGCCGAAACCCAGCCTGTATCGCAGTCGGCACTGGGTCGGTTTTTACCACAGTGGCAACAGGTTGCTGCGATGGGACAGCAACCGCAGCTGCGCGGTGCTGATGGTGTGTTTGCGGTGGTAGAGCAGCTCGCCGGTGTGCGGCTGCCGGCATCGGCGTGGGAGACGATGGTGTTGCCGCAGCGGGTGAGTGGCTATCAACCAAGTGATCTTGATGAGCTCACTGCCAACGGAGAAGTGGCCGTTATCGGTGCCGGAAGTGCCGGTAGCTCGGACCCGTGGGTGATGCTCGTCCCCACGGACTATGCAGCTCAGCTGATTGATGCGCCCGACGTGGAGACTTTAAGCCCGATCCAACAACAAATCGTTGAGATTTTCAGCAACGGTGGTGGCTATTTGATAAGCAGCATCCGAGACCAGATACTTGGCAGCGATACAGATGTGCGCACTGCTATCTGGGAGCTTTTTGAGCTGGGGATGATAAGCCCAGATGGCATGGCTCCGATACGTGCGCGACTCAGCGCTGGAAGTGGGGCAAGTTCCGCGCATCGTGCGAAGCGCACGCCGGCCCGCGGGCGGTTACGTATGGGCCGAACGCGTTTTGCGCAATCCCACCAATCAGGGATCGCCGCCGATATGGTGGGGCGGTGGTCGCTGACTATCCCCGCTGATACCGATGCCACTGCGCGCTCTGTTGCTCACGGAGAAGCCTGGTTGGATCGCTATGGGGTGGTCACGCGCGGCAGCGTTGTTGCAGAGAACACTTTAGGTGGGTTCGCTTTGGCATATAAGGTGCTTTCTCGTTTTGAGGAAGCTGATAAAGCCATGCGTGGTTACCTCATTGATGGGTTAGGGGCTGCCCAGTTTTCTACGCCGGCGGTTATCGATCGGTTGCGCGGACTCGGAGATAGCGATGATGTGACTGGTTGGCCATCGGGTACCACCGATCCTGAGGTGTATGTTCTTGCTGCAGCTGATCCTGCGAATCCTTACGGGGCGGCGTTGCCGTGGCCCGAATCGGGCCCCACCCGTGCAGCGGGCAGCATTGTCGTGCTTATCGACGGCCTCCTCATCGCCCATCTCACCCGTGGCGGTCGCACGTTGACAGTATTCGATCTTCCTACCGGAATCGAGGTAGTAGATGTCATGCCCATGGTGGTCAGTGCGCTTTCGGAAGCCATCAGCCGCAATATGATGAAACGCATCGTGGTGGAAAAAATTAATGGTGAGCAGGTGTTTCAGTCGCAATGGGCGGAGACTTTGCGTGCAGCAGGAGCCCATATCGTTCCCCAAGGAATCCGGATTTCTGCCGTTACTCAGCAAGCTACGACTTCCCATGCGCGAGGTCGCAGGCTAAGCCAAGCCCTAAGCGATCTTGAGGATCAGCAGGAGCAGCATTCACGACCGCGCCGAGGCGGATTCCAATCTGGTGGGCGACGCTAG
- a CDS encoding mismatch-specific DNA-glycosylase, whose translation MSTAHPSPLGGAKPTRDQLAQFANATVSDRIPNSDLRLLIVGVNPGLWTAAVNAPFAHPGNRFWPSLDRAGIVTPRFDVSHGMSDEQEKHLAHLGIGMTNLVARATARADELTTQELIDGAQRVIHLANDLRPRVVAVVGITAYRAGFQHRKAVLGKQDPPLIAGWPEDVALWVVPQPSGLNAHETVETLAQRWRDVWDDSALSSRSPH comes from the coding sequence ATGAGTACAGCGCATCCTTCCCCATTGGGCGGGGCTAAGCCTACCCGCGATCAGCTTGCACAGTTTGCCAACGCCACGGTGTCGGATCGAATTCCCAATTCCGACCTCCGATTATTAATCGTGGGCGTCAACCCAGGATTATGGACAGCCGCCGTTAACGCACCCTTCGCTCATCCAGGAAACAGATTTTGGCCCTCCCTTGACCGCGCAGGCATTGTCACCCCACGCTTTGACGTCTCCCACGGAATGAGCGATGAACAAGAAAAACACCTAGCCCACCTCGGAATCGGCATGACAAACCTCGTAGCACGAGCTACTGCCCGCGCCGACGAACTCACCACACAAGAGCTTATCGACGGCGCCCAACGCGTCATCCACCTCGCTAATGATTTGCGCCCGCGCGTAGTCGCCGTGGTGGGAATTACCGCTTATCGCGCTGGGTTTCAACACCGTAAGGCAGTGTTGGGCAAGCAGGATCCACCCCTCATTGCTGGCTGGCCCGAAGATGTTGCGTTGTGGGTTGTGCCCCAACCGAGTGGTCTTAATGCCCATGAAACAGTGGAGACTCTAGCCCAGCGCTGGCGCGACGTCTGGGACGACAGCGCACTATCTTCTCGATCTCCTCACTAG
- a CDS encoding DNA-formamidopyrimidine glycosylase family protein: MPEGDSVFQLARRLSFMQGRTITHTSLRVPAYATMRFDGRTITKVWPYGKHLFMHIGSEILHTHLKMEGTWAVHRAGDRWRKPGHTARVVLHLDDAPHDPIEVVGHELGFVRVFPDHEYPQRIAHLGPDVLAESWPTRGEAEARKRLLGQPERAIGLALLDQKVLAGVGNEYRAEICFICGIHPATRIKDVDVDRVLSVTRRLMWANRFSPIRVTTGIRRPGETSYVFGRNHKPCRRCGTLIRKSTLVDDPTTELERIIWWCPLCQSE, from the coding sequence ATGCCCGAAGGTGATTCTGTATTTCAACTAGCTCGGCGGCTTAGCTTTATGCAAGGCCGCACCATAACGCATACGAGTCTTCGGGTACCGGCGTATGCCACCATGCGTTTCGACGGACGCACCATAACAAAAGTGTGGCCCTACGGAAAGCACCTTTTCATGCATATCGGTTCAGAAATTTTGCATACGCATCTCAAAATGGAGGGCACATGGGCGGTTCATAGGGCGGGGGATCGGTGGCGAAAACCCGGCCATACTGCCCGCGTTGTGCTTCACCTTGATGACGCTCCGCATGACCCCATTGAAGTTGTGGGTCACGAACTTGGGTTTGTGCGCGTGTTTCCGGACCATGAGTATCCGCAGCGAATCGCCCACCTTGGTCCGGACGTTCTCGCTGAATCGTGGCCTACCCGTGGGGAAGCAGAAGCACGAAAACGTCTCCTTGGACAACCCGAACGTGCCATCGGCTTGGCGCTGCTTGATCAAAAAGTACTAGCAGGTGTGGGAAATGAATACCGCGCCGAAATCTGTTTTATCTGCGGAATCCACCCCGCGACCCGTATCAAAGACGTGGATGTTGATCGTGTGCTTTCGGTTACCCGACGCCTCATGTGGGCCAACCGGTTTTCTCCGATACGCGTTACCACTGGTATTCGTCGCCCAGGCGAAACTAGCTATGTATTTGGGCGCAATCATAAGCCGTGCAGACGCTGCGGCACCCTCATACGCAAAAGCACGCTTGTCGACGACCCCACCACCGAACTCGAAAGAATCATCTGGTGGTGCCCACTATGTCAAAGCGAATAG
- a CDS encoding aspartate:alanine exchanger family transporter — protein sequence MDIFVANPLLALFVIMAVGLAIGQVKIRGFSLGVAAVLFAGVGFAAVEPDIHIPHLVYILGLSIFVYSIGLESGHAFFALFKSQGVKQNALAITALALITGISIALFSLIHLNGVTAAGLFTGAVTNTPAMAAVVDSLPSIFGDANKVHEVESLPLVAYSLAYPIGVLGVIAAIGLCAKWFRIDHVQEAHDAGVAVEDLFTRQIKVNHVVTGSDLVIDIHHTLGLEIIVSRIERDGQQTLPTASSRIHMGDVLSVVGTAEELDKAAHVLGDLLPGDPFHGHDLDYRRIFVSNQDLVGIPLAKLRPRLSGILITRVRRGDHDHVATPETVLQLGDRVRVVAAHDRMKSVTALFGDSYRRLSDFNLFPLAAGLALGLLVGMIEVPLPGGAALSLGSAGGPLVVALVLGAVGRSGRFVWQVPYGANLALRQLGITLFLAAIGTTAGASFRASLSDPASLTIIAVGAIITLTLAIFVLVVGYKVMKIPYGQTAGMLAGIQTHPAVLSYVSAMTKNDLPALGYTSVYPLAMIAKIIAAQVVLFALT from the coding sequence GTGGATATCTTCGTGGCAAACCCGCTGTTGGCGCTTTTTGTCATCATGGCGGTTGGATTAGCAATCGGTCAGGTTAAAATCCGAGGTTTTAGTCTCGGAGTGGCAGCAGTGCTTTTTGCAGGCGTTGGATTTGCGGCTGTAGAGCCTGATATTCACATCCCACACTTGGTGTACATCTTGGGATTGTCTATTTTTGTGTACTCCATCGGTTTGGAATCAGGCCATGCGTTTTTCGCCCTGTTTAAGTCGCAAGGAGTCAAACAAAACGCGCTCGCTATTACCGCGTTGGCGCTGATAACAGGCATTTCTATCGCTTTGTTTTCGCTGATACATCTCAACGGGGTCACCGCTGCTGGGTTGTTTACCGGCGCGGTAACAAATACACCGGCCATGGCTGCCGTGGTGGATTCGTTACCCAGCATCTTTGGGGATGCGAACAAGGTACACGAGGTGGAATCGTTGCCCTTAGTTGCATATTCGCTGGCCTACCCCATCGGCGTATTGGGAGTTATCGCGGCAATTGGGTTGTGTGCAAAGTGGTTCCGTATCGATCACGTGCAAGAAGCTCACGACGCAGGTGTTGCTGTTGAGGATTTGTTCACCCGTCAAATCAAGGTCAATCATGTGGTTACGGGCTCTGATCTTGTGATTGATATCCACCACACGCTGGGCCTAGAGATTATTGTCTCGCGTATTGAGCGTGATGGTCAGCAGACTCTCCCTACTGCGTCGTCTCGTATCCATATGGGAGATGTGTTGTCTGTGGTGGGCACGGCCGAGGAACTCGACAAGGCCGCGCATGTGCTAGGTGATTTGCTCCCAGGCGATCCTTTCCATGGTCACGACTTAGATTATCGGCGCATTTTTGTTTCCAATCAGGATTTAGTGGGCATACCTCTGGCTAAACTTCGGCCTCGATTGTCAGGAATTTTGATTACTCGGGTCCGTCGTGGCGACCATGACCATGTAGCTACTCCGGAAACAGTTTTGCAGCTTGGCGACCGTGTTCGGGTGGTGGCAGCTCATGATCGTATGAAATCCGTGACGGCACTGTTCGGCGATTCCTATCGTCGCCTTTCTGATTTCAATCTTTTCCCCCTCGCTGCCGGGCTCGCGCTTGGATTGCTCGTTGGCATGATTGAGGTACCACTTCCTGGCGGTGCTGCGTTGTCTTTAGGAAGCGCCGGCGGCCCATTAGTAGTAGCTCTCGTTCTAGGCGCAGTGGGACGCTCAGGTCGTTTTGTATGGCAGGTTCCTTACGGAGCAAACTTGGCACTGCGGCAACTAGGCATCACCTTGTTTCTCGCCGCTATTGGTACCACCGCAGGAGCTAGTTTCCGCGCATCGCTATCAGATCCCGCATCGTTGACCATCATTGCCGTTGGTGCCATCATCACCTTGACATTGGCTATCTTTGTTCTGGTTGTGGGCTATAAGGTGATGAAGATCCCGTACGGCCAAACAGCGGGCATGCTTGCGGGTATTCAAACGCATCCAGCTGTACTGTCTTATGTTTCTGCGATGACGAAAAATGATCTGCCGGCATTGGGCTACACCTCGGTATATCCACTGGCCATGATCGCCAAGATCATTGCAGCACAGGTTGTGCTATTCGCTTTGACATAG
- a CDS encoding YccF domain-containing protein, with translation MKTILNLIWLITGGIWLALGYIVAGVVACALIITIPIGVASFRMANYALWPFGRTVIEEVGGGSPLNAVSNVVWFIIAGFWLALGHLTTAFAQAITIIGIPLAIANLKMIPVTCFPFGKRIVDSDAIPVGYRPMSSM, from the coding sequence ATGAAAACAATTCTCAACCTGATTTGGTTGATTACCGGCGGAATTTGGCTTGCTCTTGGATACATAGTGGCTGGCGTGGTCGCCTGTGCACTGATTATTACGATCCCTATAGGAGTAGCAAGCTTCAGAATGGCCAACTATGCGCTATGGCCTTTTGGTCGCACCGTCATTGAAGAAGTAGGCGGCGGATCGCCTCTCAATGCCGTTAGCAACGTGGTGTGGTTTATCATCGCAGGTTTCTGGCTCGCACTTGGTCACCTCACAACCGCATTCGCACAAGCAATCACCATTATTGGTATTCCACTCGCGATTGCCAACCTGAAGATGATCCCTGTGACATGCTTCCCCTTTGGAAAACGCATCGTTGATTCCGACGCTATCCCAGTTGGCTACCGCCCTATGAGCTCTATGTAG